In a single window of the Oecophyllibacter saccharovorans genome:
- the rsmI gene encoding 16S rRNA (cytidine(1402)-2'-O)-methyltransferase, producing the protein MTSSSTGQLVLVATPIGNLGDITPRALEALQTADTILCEDTRVTAKLLQHYGISKPLLAVHDHNESQRLPALLERLRNGETLVLVSDAGTPVFSDPGYRLVRAAIEADLPVTSLPGPNAAVTALTLSGLPPAPFLFLGFPARGEARIQEFSGLRALEQTGLQATLAWYESPHRLLDTLQDLIAVFGAERPAAVGRELTKKFEEMVRGTLAEVLAHFRQFPPRGEITLLVGPPPEDDTGAQDLDTLLQEALRTHSVRDAAALVAPQVKLPKRTVYARAMELAREKE; encoded by the coding sequence ATGACCTCTTCTTCTACCGGGCAGCTTGTGCTGGTGGCAACGCCCATCGGCAATCTGGGCGATATAACCCCCCGCGCATTGGAAGCTCTGCAGACTGCCGACACCATTTTATGTGAAGATACGCGCGTTACGGCCAAACTGCTGCAGCATTACGGGATTTCAAAACCTCTTCTGGCCGTGCATGACCATAATGAAAGCCAACGCCTGCCCGCTCTCCTGGAAAGACTGCGCAACGGTGAGACACTGGTTCTTGTCTCTGACGCCGGCACACCGGTCTTTTCCGACCCCGGCTACCGGCTTGTCCGCGCTGCCATTGAAGCTGACCTGCCGGTTACCTCACTGCCTGGCCCTAACGCAGCCGTTACCGCACTGACCCTTTCCGGGCTGCCGCCTGCCCCCTTCCTGTTCCTGGGGTTTCCCGCACGCGGAGAAGCACGGATACAGGAGTTTTCAGGGCTGCGCGCTCTGGAACAGACCGGTCTGCAGGCAACGCTGGCCTGGTACGAATCCCCCCACCGCCTGCTCGACACCCTGCAGGATCTGATTGCCGTCTTCGGGGCTGAACGCCCGGCCGCCGTGGGACGGGAGCTGACCAAGAAATTCGAGGAAATGGTCCGCGGCACTCTGGCAGAGGTGCTGGCGCATTTCCGTCAGTTTCCCCCACGTGGCGAGATCACTCTTCTCGTCGGTCCCCCGCCGGAAGATGATACAGGCGCACAGGACCTCGACACCCTCCTGCAGGAAGCCTTGCGGACTCATTCAGTCAGGGATGCAGCGGCCCTGGTAGCCCCCCAGGTCAAGCTGCCCAAACGCACTGTTTACGCCCGGGCCATGGAACTGGCCCGGGAAAAAGAGTGA
- a CDS encoding LolA family protein produces the protein MMKQKKPSGRHGRAGLTLGVAGSLLACTVLPAGAADLSAGAGLSPDHAQLEQSPDHQQNFPAAPVLNPAQKGWVERIEDALASTRMIQARFRQTAANGEVTNGSLILERPGRMRFTYDPPSPLLLVADEAKIVFQDKSIDQITTLPADHTPLGILLQPHPRFRGDITLTGFKQVGNELFLNVVRTSNPAEGELTLIFTAQPLTLVGWNVRDAQGHVTSVRLSDVRNGWVPLPPKTFRLPKPKQ, from the coding sequence ATGATGAAACAGAAAAAACCATCAGGGCGGCATGGAAGGGCAGGGCTGACCCTGGGGGTGGCAGGCAGCCTGCTGGCCTGCACTGTGCTGCCGGCTGGCGCTGCGGATCTTTCAGCTGGGGCTGGTCTGAGCCCAGACCACGCACAGCTTGAGCAGTCTCCCGATCACCAGCAGAATTTCCCGGCGGCGCCAGTCCTGAACCCGGCTCAGAAAGGATGGGTGGAGCGGATTGAAGATGCGCTTGCTTCCACCCGGATGATTCAGGCCCGCTTTCGCCAGACGGCCGCCAATGGCGAGGTGACGAACGGTTCACTGATCCTCGAACGACCCGGGCGCATGCGCTTTACCTATGATCCGCCCAGCCCGCTGCTGCTGGTCGCTGATGAGGCCAAGATCGTCTTTCAGGACAAGAGCATCGACCAGATCACCACCCTGCCAGCTGACCACACGCCGCTGGGCATTCTGCTCCAGCCGCATCCACGCTTCAGGGGAGATATCACTCTTACTGGATTCAAACAGGTCGGAAACGAGCTTTTCCTGAACGTGGTGCGCACATCCAATCCCGCCGAAGGGGAACTCACGCTCATCTTTACCGCTCAGCCGCTGACCCTTGTGGGTTGGAATGTCCGCGATGCCCAGGGTCACGTGACTTCAGTTCGTCTTTCTGATGTCAGGAACGGTTGGGTTCCGCTGCCGCCCAAGACTTTCCGCCTGCCCAAGCCGAAGCAGTGA
- the mbfA gene encoding iron exporter MbfA: MPTLSELSEREILALAIATEEEDGHIYADYAHMLQEKYPDSAALFREMAEEENVHRRQLIDLYHERFGPHVLLVRRQDILGFPRRKSAWQMKNRNISAIRAQAEVMEQQAAQFYRKAASLSRDAGIRKLLGDLASIEERHRHEAAQLENRLVTEDVQAREDEIGRRDFLLRIVQPGLVGLMDGSVSTLAPVFAAAFATHDAFSAFQVGLAASVGAAISMGLAEALADDGKLSGRGSSLARGVLCGAMTFAGGIFHTLPFLVPDFHLAFTLAVIVVAVELFLISWIRWKYQDTPFSISLVQVVLGGALVFGAGVLIGSS, translated from the coding sequence GTGCCGACCCTGTCTGAACTGAGTGAGCGGGAAATTCTGGCGCTGGCCATCGCGACTGAGGAGGAAGATGGTCATATCTATGCCGATTATGCGCATATGCTGCAGGAAAAATATCCCGACAGCGCTGCGCTTTTCCGTGAGATGGCCGAGGAAGAGAATGTCCACCGGCGCCAGCTGATAGATCTGTATCATGAGCGTTTCGGCCCGCATGTGCTGCTGGTAAGGCGCCAGGATATTCTTGGTTTTCCAAGACGCAAGTCAGCCTGGCAGATGAAGAACCGCAATATTTCTGCCATCCGGGCTCAGGCAGAAGTGATGGAACAGCAGGCAGCCCAGTTCTACCGCAAGGCCGCCAGTCTTTCCCGTGATGCCGGCATCCGCAAATTGCTGGGCGACCTGGCCTCTATTGAGGAACGGCACCGCCATGAAGCGGCGCAGCTGGAAAATCGTCTTGTCACGGAGGATGTCCAGGCGCGCGAAGATGAAATCGGGCGGCGGGACTTCCTGCTCAGGATCGTGCAGCCCGGTCTTGTCGGGCTGATGGATGGTTCCGTTTCCACGCTGGCACCTGTTTTTGCTGCTGCTTTTGCCACGCATGATGCTTTCAGCGCCTTTCAGGTGGGGCTGGCGGCCTCGGTGGGCGCGGCAATTTCCATGGGGCTTGCGGAAGCGCTGGCAGATGACGGGAAGCTTTCAGGGCGTGGCAGCTCCCTGGCGCGTGGCGTGTTATGCGGTGCCATGACCTTTGCAGGCGGCATCTTCCATACCCTGCCTTTTCTGGTGCCGGATTTTCACCTGGCTTTCACGCTGGCTGTGATCGTGGTGGCGGTAGAGCTTTTCCTGATTTCATGGATCCGCTGGAAGTATCAGGATACACCTTTCAGCATTTCCCTGGTTCAGGTTGTCCTGGGAGGGGCACTTGTTTTCGGTGCTGGCGTGTTGATCGGGAGTTCATGA
- a CDS encoding glutamate--cysteine ligase, protein MSNPGESNSTPIRNKGQLVEVLARGSKPRQDWKIGTEHEKFGFTLPGAAKSEERAPYAPPPYAPRGIQNLLQSFEGKDFSPLYDGPNVIGLKGQAGEKDASISLEPAGQFELSGAPVSDLHQTRAEMARHFEALKAPAARLGLGFAPLGFQPLWPREDMPWMPKSRYAIMRRYMPKVGTGGLDMMTRSCTVQVNLDFSDEADMVRKMQVSLALQPLASALFANSPFEEGKPSGWLSTRMRSWLNTDPARSGQPAEFFAPDFGFEKYVDWALDVPMYFVMRDGKYHDVAGASFRRWLEGNGEGILADLTPTVGDFEDHLTTLFPDVRLKQFLEMRGADAGSPEMMLAQSALWVGLLYDESVLAEVEALVREHPWETWRALRPEVARKAMEAPFPGGLRPLAQRVLQLADKGLKARGLGEEVYLAPLHEIAAGGPTQAEKWLEKYHTVWKGDVRPIFQEAAV, encoded by the coding sequence ATGTCAAATCCAGGTGAAAGCAATTCAACCCCAATCCGCAACAAGGGCCAGCTGGTTGAAGTGCTGGCCAGGGGCTCCAAGCCCCGCCAGGACTGGAAGATCGGGACAGAACACGAAAAATTCGGTTTCACGTTGCCGGGGGCGGCAAAGAGCGAGGAAAGGGCCCCTTATGCCCCGCCGCCTTATGCTCCGCGGGGCATCCAGAATCTCCTGCAGTCTTTTGAAGGGAAAGACTTTTCCCCTCTTTATGATGGCCCGAACGTTATCGGTCTGAAGGGGCAAGCTGGTGAGAAGGATGCTTCCATCTCCCTTGAGCCGGCAGGTCAGTTTGAACTCTCCGGCGCTCCGGTAAGCGATCTGCACCAGACGCGCGCGGAAATGGCGCGCCACTTTGAGGCTTTGAAAGCACCGGCAGCCCGGCTCGGGCTCGGCTTTGCCCCGCTTGGTTTCCAGCCGCTCTGGCCCCGTGAGGACATGCCCTGGATGCCCAAGAGCCGTTACGCGATCATGCGCCGTTACATGCCCAAGGTCGGCACGGGCGGCCTGGACATGATGACCCGCAGCTGCACGGTTCAGGTCAATCTGGATTTCAGCGACGAGGCCGATATGGTGCGCAAGATGCAGGTTTCCCTTGCGCTTCAGCCCCTGGCCTCAGCCCTATTTGCCAATTCCCCTTTCGAGGAGGGCAAGCCCAGCGGCTGGCTTTCAACGAGAATGCGCAGCTGGCTGAATACCGATCCTGCCCGTTCAGGCCAGCCAGCGGAATTTTTCGCTCCAGATTTCGGTTTTGAAAAATACGTGGACTGGGCGCTGGACGTGCCGATGTATTTCGTCATGCGGGATGGAAAATATCATGACGTTGCCGGTGCTTCCTTCCGCCGCTGGTTGGAGGGTAACGGCGAAGGCATTCTGGCGGATCTGACCCCGACAGTCGGTGATTTTGAAGACCATCTGACCACGCTTTTCCCTGATGTGCGTCTCAAGCAGTTTCTGGAAATGCGAGGCGCGGATGCCGGAAGCCCGGAAATGATGCTGGCACAGTCCGCCCTATGGGTGGGGCTGCTGTATGATGAGAGCGTGCTGGCCGAAGTCGAAGCCCTGGTGCGCGAACATCCCTGGGAAACCTGGCGGGCGCTGCGTCCAGAAGTGGCGCGCAAGGCCATGGAGGCGCCTTTCCCGGGCGGGTTGCGGCCGCTGGCGCAGCGTGTGCTGCAGCTGGCTGACAAGGGGTTAAAGGCGCGTGGCCTGGGAGAAGAGGTCTATCTGGCGCCCCTGCATGAAATTGCCGCAGGCGGACCGACGCAGGCGGAAAAATGGCTCGAAAAATATCACACTGTCTGGAAAGGGGATGTGCGCCCCATATTCCAGGAGGCTGCTGTCTGA
- a CDS encoding 16S rRNA (uracil(1498)-N(3))-methyltransferase, with protein sequence MSRSEPRLFCQPDDNAFAAGAEIALSAEQAHYLANVLRLSSGQGVRLFNGRDGEWQAVLTTLRKNRATAQLQACARPQKETEGPELLFAPLKRDATELMIRMGTEMGVSRFRPVITARTNTHRLNLERLGLIACEAAEQCERLDVPGVMPIEPLAAVLARWPERRSLAVALERHVHAPPLVEADALLIGPEGGFSPEEVARLEKLASLRPLSLGPLVLRADTAGCAALSRLNAAAALKGG encoded by the coding sequence ATGAGCCGCTCTGAGCCCCGCCTGTTCTGCCAGCCCGATGACAATGCTTTCGCAGCCGGGGCTGAAATCGCCCTTTCAGCTGAACAGGCGCATTATCTTGCCAATGTTCTGCGTCTTTCCAGCGGGCAGGGCGTGCGGTTGTTCAATGGGCGCGACGGAGAGTGGCAGGCGGTTCTGACGACCCTGCGCAAGAACCGGGCCACTGCCCAGCTGCAGGCCTGCGCAAGGCCTCAGAAAGAGACCGAAGGGCCGGAGCTGCTTTTCGCTCCGCTCAAGCGTGATGCCACAGAGCTGATGATTCGCATGGGCACCGAGATGGGTGTGTCCCGTTTCCGCCCCGTCATTACGGCGCGAACCAACACACACCGCCTCAATCTGGAGCGGCTGGGTCTCATTGCCTGTGAAGCGGCTGAGCAGTGCGAACGCCTGGACGTGCCTGGTGTTATGCCGATAGAGCCTTTGGCAGCAGTCCTTGCCCGCTGGCCCGAGCGCCGCAGTCTGGCTGTCGCGCTGGAGCGCCATGTACATGCCCCGCCGCTGGTCGAAGCGGATGCGCTTCTGATCGGGCCGGAAGGTGGTTTTTCGCCTGAGGAAGTGGCGCGGCTGGAAAAGCTTGCTTCCCTGCGGCCATTGTCGCTGGGGCCTCTTGTTCTGCGTGCGGATACGGCCGGTTGTGCAGCGCTTTCACGCCTGAACGCGGCAGCAGCCCTGAAGGGGGGCTGA
- the ubiA gene encoding 4-hydroxybenzoate octaprenyltransferase, with protein MPSMPSPSPADAPHTDLRHNGWIRHLPPSWRPYALLTRLDRPVGCWLLFLPGVYGLFLPAGVSDAARWKDVVLFAIGAVLMRSAGCVVNDIWDRKIDARVSRTANRPLASGALSLRQAFFLLAVLLLGGLAVLLQLPPICWALTPLALVLVALYPTAKRFTWWPQLIMGITFGFGAPMGYAAAHGTLDVTGLLLYGGVILWQLGFDTVYGFQDMEDDARIGVKSTSRLMVGHARLFVTLCYAGTLALFGLCALRAHLAGFFWIFFSAAALWLLWQGTHLTPCNPRRCLQDFRNNVPIGMLFALAFISGRLGLSL; from the coding sequence ATGCCTTCCATGCCGTCCCCCTCCCCAGCAGATGCACCCCATACCGACCTCCGCCACAATGGCTGGATCCGCCACCTGCCCCCTTCCTGGCGCCCTTATGCCCTTCTGACGCGCCTTGACCGGCCTGTCGGATGCTGGCTGCTGTTTCTGCCGGGTGTTTACGGACTGTTTCTGCCGGCAGGCGTCTCCGATGCGGCGCGCTGGAAAGACGTGGTCCTTTTTGCCATCGGGGCTGTCCTCATGCGTTCAGCCGGTTGCGTGGTCAATGACATCTGGGACCGCAAGATTGATGCCAGGGTCAGCCGCACTGCCAACCGTCCGCTGGCTTCCGGCGCGCTGTCGCTGCGCCAGGCCTTTTTTCTGCTGGCGGTTCTGCTGCTGGGAGGGCTGGCGGTTCTGCTGCAACTTCCCCCCATCTGCTGGGCGCTTACGCCTCTGGCCCTTGTGCTGGTAGCCCTCTACCCCACTGCCAAGCGCTTCACCTGGTGGCCCCAGCTTATCATGGGCATTACCTTCGGCTTTGGCGCGCCCATGGGATATGCCGCAGCCCACGGCACGCTGGATGTGACAGGGCTGCTTCTCTACGGCGGTGTCATTCTCTGGCAGCTCGGTTTCGATACGGTCTACGGCTTTCAGGACATGGAGGATGACGCACGCATCGGGGTCAAATCCACCTCCCGCCTGATGGTGGGACATGCACGCCTGTTCGTAACCCTCTGTTATGCAGGCACGCTCGCCCTCTTCGGCCTCTGCGCCCTGCGGGCCCATCTGGCAGGCTTCTTCTGGATCTTCTTCAGTGCGGCCGCCCTCTGGCTGTTGTGGCAGGGCACCCATCTCACCCCCTGCAATCCACGGCGCTGCCTGCAGGATTTCAGAAACAATGTTCCGATCGGAATGCTGTTCGCGCTGGCTTTCATATCCGGGCGCCTGGGTCTTTCCCTGTAA
- a CDS encoding MFS transporter, which translates to MSGKTPDAQLHEGEYDPERHAGLYGVRRFQAMSAVLLALVLSVLDYAIANVALPTIAQDLHTSPSRAIWVVNAYQLANLSCLLPLAAIGGRIGFARMNQLGLIIFMIASVACALSQSILELTLARALQGVGGACIMSVNIGLVRFIYPHRLLGRGIALNGLFVGLGVATGPTLGAFILARAGWPWIFWINLPLGLAAFILSVLAMPKTPRSPHPVDIQGGILTVLAFAVTGLGLDSLMHADFWPGTTLTLTGIGFWIWLLRWQKAHHEPIVPVDLLARRPFFIACLVSFCGFVASNLYIVAMPFSLVDTFHRSTTMVGLLIAPWAAGVAIMSFLVGRVSDRIPATILSSLGLMVTGTAFALLWLLPPEATNAMIAWRTLLGGLGFGLFQPPNNRAIMVTAPPGREAGASGMLSVSRLSGQTIGAFLVAGIFTVFSHPAFLCLGAASFVAFLGASLSAGRGLFRPRRLITQNSTRP; encoded by the coding sequence ATGAGCGGGAAGACCCCTGACGCCCAGCTTCATGAAGGCGAGTATGATCCCGAGCGCCATGCGGGGCTTTATGGGGTGCGGCGTTTTCAGGCCATGTCGGCTGTTCTGCTGGCCCTGGTGCTGTCGGTTCTGGATTACGCCATTGCCAATGTGGCTTTGCCGACCATAGCGCAGGATCTTCACACCAGCCCTTCACGGGCCATCTGGGTGGTGAATGCCTACCAGTTGGCGAATCTGTCCTGCCTGCTGCCCTTGGCGGCCATTGGCGGGCGGATCGGCTTTGCGCGCATGAACCAGTTGGGGCTTATCATTTTCATGATTGCCTCAGTGGCCTGTGCGCTGTCGCAGAGCATTCTGGAGCTGACCCTGGCCCGCGCCCTGCAGGGCGTGGGAGGCGCGTGCATCATGAGCGTCAATATCGGTTTGGTGCGTTTTATTTATCCCCATCGCCTGCTCGGGCGCGGCATCGCGCTGAACGGTCTGTTCGTAGGGCTCGGCGTGGCGACAGGACCGACATTGGGGGCGTTTATCCTGGCGCGGGCCGGGTGGCCCTGGATTTTCTGGATCAATCTTCCCCTGGGATTAGCTGCTTTCATTCTGTCTGTCCTGGCGATGCCGAAGACGCCGCGCAGCCCACACCCTGTCGATATCCAGGGGGGCATTCTCACAGTCCTGGCCTTCGCCGTGACCGGGTTGGGGCTCGACAGCCTCATGCATGCTGATTTCTGGCCCGGCACTACCCTGACTCTGACCGGAATCGGCTTCTGGATCTGGCTTCTGCGCTGGCAGAAGGCGCATCATGAGCCGATCGTGCCGGTTGACCTGCTGGCCCGCCGACCCTTTTTCATCGCCTGTCTGGTGAGTTTCTGCGGATTCGTGGCCTCCAATCTCTATATCGTGGCCATGCCCTTTTCGCTGGTGGATACCTTCCACCGCAGTACCACCATGGTCGGTCTCCTCATCGCCCCCTGGGCGGCGGGCGTGGCCATCATGTCCTTTCTGGTTGGGCGGGTATCGGACCGGATTCCGGCAACCATCCTCTCATCCCTCGGCCTGATGGTGACGGGAACCGCTTTCGCCCTTTTATGGCTGCTGCCGCCGGAGGCCACCAACGCCATGATCGCCTGGCGCACCCTGCTGGGGGGGTTGGGTTTCGGATTGTTTCAGCCCCCCAACAACCGCGCCATCATGGTTACGGCCCCTCCGGGGCGGGAAGCGGGAGCAAGCGGCATGCTGTCGGTTTCGCGCCTGTCGGGCCAGACGATCGGCGCTTTTCTGGTGGCAGGGATCTTCACGGTTTTCTCCCATCCCGCCTTTCTGTGCCTTGGGGCCGCAAGCTTTGTCGCATTTCTGGGCGCCTCACTGAGTGCAGGGCGCGGTTTATTCCGGCCCCGCCGCTTGATCACACAAAATTCCACAAGGCCTTGA
- the der gene encoding ribosome biogenesis GTPase Der: protein MAETKEGGKLPVVVIAGRPNVGKSTLFNRLVGRRQAIVSDEPGVTRDRKEGEALLRGRRVKLIDTAGLEESAPETLYGRMRSSSEEGVAQADLVVFCVDARAGLTPVDAHFAAWLRRQNRPVLLVANKAEGRAGTEAAMEAFSLGLGTPLALSAEHGEGIADLMSEIAERLPSQESKAAASEEEEEAKPLRVAILGRPNAGKSTLLNTLLGEERMITGPEAGLTRDAVSVTINDGEGPVEIVDTAGMRKRARVNESLERMSVSAAIEAMKMAEVVVLVIDAERGVDEQDLQLARLIEREGRACVLALNKWDTVEDRQAARKAVSNRIETSLAQMRGIPVVTFSALTGAGVKRLLPTVREAAEVWNARVSTGELNRWFEEALERHQPPLVGGRRLKLRYITQVKSRPPTFVIFGTRVDELPESYKRYLVNGLRETFHLPGTPIRLQLRSARNPYADQDSKK from the coding sequence ATGGCTGAGACTAAAGAAGGCGGAAAGCTGCCAGTCGTCGTTATTGCAGGTCGTCCGAATGTGGGTAAATCCACGCTGTTCAACCGGTTGGTCGGGCGCCGGCAGGCCATCGTCTCCGATGAGCCGGGCGTTACCCGTGACCGTAAGGAGGGCGAGGCGCTTCTGCGGGGGCGGCGGGTAAAGCTGATCGATACGGCCGGGCTGGAGGAATCCGCCCCCGAAACCCTTTACGGGCGCATGCGCTCCTCGTCGGAAGAAGGTGTGGCGCAGGCTGATCTGGTCGTGTTCTGCGTTGATGCACGCGCCGGCCTCACCCCGGTTGATGCGCATTTTGCAGCCTGGCTGCGTCGGCAGAACCGTCCGGTGCTGCTGGTGGCCAACAAGGCGGAAGGGCGTGCCGGAACGGAAGCGGCCATGGAAGCGTTTTCGCTGGGGCTCGGTACTCCGCTGGCGCTTTCAGCCGAACATGGCGAAGGCATTGCTGACCTGATGTCGGAAATCGCCGAGCGCCTGCCTTCCCAGGAAAGCAAGGCGGCTGCCTCTGAAGAAGAGGAAGAGGCCAAGCCGCTGCGTGTGGCTATCCTCGGCCGACCCAATGCCGGCAAGTCCACGTTGCTGAACACCCTTCTCGGGGAAGAACGCATGATCACCGGCCCTGAGGCCGGGCTGACCCGTGATGCAGTCAGCGTGACAATCAATGACGGGGAAGGGCCGGTCGAGATTGTCGATACGGCAGGCATGCGCAAGCGGGCACGGGTCAATGAATCCCTTGAACGCATGTCAGTCTCGGCGGCCATTGAAGCCATGAAGATGGCCGAGGTGGTCGTGCTGGTCATTGATGCCGAACGCGGTGTGGACGAGCAGGACCTCCAACTTGCCCGCCTGATCGAGCGTGAAGGGCGTGCCTGTGTTCTGGCGCTCAACAAATGGGATACGGTTGAAGACCGGCAGGCCGCCCGCAAGGCGGTCAGCAACCGGATCGAAACTTCGCTTGCCCAGATGCGCGGCATTCCCGTCGTGACCTTCTCAGCGCTGACTGGCGCGGGCGTGAAGCGTCTGCTGCCCACAGTGCGCGAAGCGGCTGAAGTCTGGAATGCCCGTGTGAGCACGGGCGAGCTCAACCGCTGGTTTGAAGAAGCGCTTGAGCGCCATCAGCCCCCGCTTGTGGGAGGACGGCGCCTGAAGCTGCGCTATATCACCCAGGTGAAATCCAGACCGCCAACCTTCGTGATTTTCGGCACGCGTGTTGATGAACTGCCGGAAAGTTACAAGCGCTATCTGGTCAACGGCCTGCGGGAGACCTTTCATCTTCCTGGCACGCCGATCCGCTTGCAGCTGCGTTCAGCGCGCAATCCCTATGCGGATCAGGACAGCAAGAAATGA
- a CDS encoding PQQ-like beta-propeller repeat protein: MSHRSVSKSADSALKLSEGLGRRALLRIATSGAALASLSACGIFDDDEAKPILPGKRIDILSTGAGLQVAPNQTEPVVLPPVEDVTSWPQQGRISSHLAVNGSWSGTKLLWSRSIGDEVDPFDLLSTVFFFPNDRGYLQSPPVVGDGRIYTVDARGHVRCWTWPKMNLVWHREPAKHTRSPNLGGGIALDGDALYIVDGVSQVMAVDAATGHTKWKVPVSTPGRSAPTVNEGIVVFTTIDDHLYALDAATGQQLWSHPASVVHTQIFGQGAPAFVDGVVVAGFGSGELVAFRARSGEIIWSDSLGGQNGLGARLDFACVRGAPVIVDGTVYAISMSQVMVAIDIRSGRRLWEREVSGQDPLCVCGDWLFVVSLDQQLACVHRLTGQVRWMTQLRRFVHRKRQKGAIFWVGPLLVANKIVCFSSAPEYGMTVVDAQTGKIELEHDIPSSCQVQPIVCDGKVLALGQDGVLRAYG, translated from the coding sequence ATGAGCCATCGTTCCGTTTCCAAATCAGCTGATTCCGCGTTGAAGCTGTCCGAAGGACTGGGGCGTCGCGCGTTGCTGCGTATCGCCACTTCAGGCGCTGCGCTTGCATCGCTGAGTGCCTGCGGCATTTTCGATGATGATGAGGCCAAACCGATTCTGCCCGGCAAGCGCATTGACATTCTCTCCACAGGTGCCGGTCTGCAGGTGGCGCCCAATCAGACAGAGCCGGTGGTCTTGCCGCCCGTCGAGGATGTCACCTCCTGGCCGCAGCAGGGACGCATTTCCTCCCATCTGGCTGTCAATGGCAGCTGGTCGGGCACCAAGCTGCTCTGGAGCCGGTCCATCGGCGATGAAGTCGATCCGTTCGACCTGCTGTCCACGGTTTTCTTCTTTCCGAATGACCGTGGCTATCTCCAGTCCCCTCCCGTGGTGGGAGACGGACGGATCTATACGGTTGATGCACGCGGTCATGTGCGCTGCTGGACATGGCCGAAAATGAACCTGGTCTGGCACCGTGAGCCTGCCAAGCATACGCGCTCGCCGAATCTGGGCGGCGGTATCGCTCTGGACGGCGATGCGCTTTACATCGTGGACGGCGTTTCACAGGTCATGGCGGTGGATGCTGCGACAGGGCACACGAAATGGAAGGTGCCTGTCAGTACGCCGGGTCGTTCAGCCCCGACGGTCAATGAAGGCATCGTGGTCTTCACGACGATCGATGACCATCTCTATGCGCTTGATGCCGCAACGGGGCAGCAGCTCTGGTCGCATCCTGCGAGCGTCGTGCACACGCAGATCTTCGGCCAGGGTGCGCCGGCTTTTGTCGATGGCGTTGTCGTGGCCGGGTTCGGCAGCGGGGAGCTTGTTGCCTTCCGGGCGCGCTCGGGTGAAATCATCTGGAGCGACAGTCTGGGCGGGCAGAACGGTCTGGGCGCGCGCCTCGACTTTGCCTGCGTGCGCGGTGCCCCTGTCATTGTGGACGGCACTGTATACGCGATTTCCATGTCGCAGGTGATGGTGGCGATCGACATCCGGTCCGGCCGGCGGCTCTGGGAGCGTGAGGTCAGCGGCCAGGACCCGCTCTGTGTCTGCGGGGACTGGCTGTTCGTCGTCTCGCTCGACCAACAGCTTGCCTGTGTGCACCGCCTGACCGGCCAGGTACGCTGGATGACGCAGCTGCGGCGCTTCGTGCACAGAAAGCGCCAGAAGGGAGCCATTTTCTGGGTCGGGCCGCTTCTGGTTGCCAACAAGATCGTCTGTTTTTCCTCAGCGCCAGAATATGGCATGACAGTTGTTGATGCCCAGACCGGCAAGATTGAGCTGGAACATGACATTCCATCTTCCTGCCAGGTTCAACCGATTGTCTGTGACGGTAAGGTGCTGGCTCTCGGTCAGGATGGAGTGTTAAGAGCATATGGCTGA
- a CDS encoding tetratricopeptide repeat protein — MADEEIFHGNNEAQSLQQLRAKLRQGLMVGGVVLLAICAGAGGWAWQRHSLHLAQQKASARYFTALQLQNNATNREKAAQEFADLAAHAPDGVRSYAAMRLADYRARTGQLGEANTLWQQVIHDRKADPALQGMARFLVLNMALQHGSLPPAELQKGFEALIKDNSSWSGLAREGLVALDLQPGATQAQQAEAKRLLGEIVHAPDTSAALRERASLVLQILGEAG, encoded by the coding sequence GTGGCGGACGAAGAGATATTTCACGGAAATAACGAGGCCCAGAGTCTTCAGCAGCTGCGTGCGAAGCTCAGGCAGGGGCTGATGGTCGGCGGGGTGGTGCTTCTGGCCATCTGTGCAGGCGCGGGCGGCTGGGCCTGGCAGCGGCACAGCCTGCATCTTGCCCAGCAGAAAGCCTCAGCACGTTATTTCACCGCCCTGCAGCTTCAGAACAACGCGACCAACCGGGAAAAAGCCGCCCAGGAATTTGCTGATCTCGCAGCTCATGCGCCTGACGGCGTCCGCAGTTATGCGGCCATGCGCCTTGCCGATTACCGGGCGCGCACGGGTCAGCTTGGAGAGGCCAACACGCTCTGGCAGCAGGTGATTCATGACAGAAAGGCCGACCCGGCTCTGCAGGGCATGGCACGTTTTCTGGTTCTGAACATGGCGCTGCAGCATGGCAGTCTGCCGCCCGCAGAACTGCAGAAGGGGTTTGAGGCGCTTATCAAAGACAATTCATCCTGGAGCGGACTGGCACGCGAAGGCCTGGTCGCTCTTGACCTTCAGCCGGGCGCTACACAGGCACAACAGGCAGAAGCGAAGCGGTTACTGGGGGAAATCGTGCACGCCCCCGATACAAGTGCCGCCCTGCGTGAACGGGCAAGTCTGGTTCTGCAAATTCTGGGAGAGGCCGGATGA